Proteins from a genomic interval of Danio rerio strain Tuebingen ecotype United States chromosome 4, GRCz12tu, whole genome shotgun sequence:
- the LOC141381815 gene encoding tripartite motif-containing protein 16-like isoform X2: protein MKNNVICPSSSNLRLMTCKLTADSCESLSSALQSSNCVLRELDLRNNDLQDSGVKLLSDGLKSQHCKLETLRLSGCMVTEEGCGFLSSALTSNPSHLRELDLSYNHPGDSGVKLLSEQLEDPNYTLDKLNLDHGGETRITAGPRKYVCFLTLDPNTAHTQLRLSEENREVKSVEENQPYPDHPDRFDVHQVLCRESVCGRCYWEIDWSGDDVFISVSYKSIRRKGGGVECVFGRNAQSWSLFCSSSSFSFSHNNTPTDLPVKRLSRRIGVFVDHSAGTLIFYNIYRDTMSLIHSVQTTFTEPLFAGFWVYSGSSVKLS from the exons atgaagaACAATGTCATATGTCCTAGTTCCTCTAATCTCAGATTGATGACATGTAAACTCACTGCCGAttcttgtgagagtttgtcttcagctctacaatcctcaaactgtgtgctgagagagctggacctgagaaacaatgacctgcaggattcaggagtgaagcttctctctgatggactgaagagtcaacactgtaaactggagacactgag attgtctggctgtatggtgacagaggaaggctgtggttttctgtcttcagctctgacttcaaacccctcacacctgagagagctggatctgagctacaatcatccaggagattcaggagtcaagctgctctctgaacaactggaggatccaaactacacactggacaaactcaa tctggatcatggaggagagacgaggattacagcaggaccacgcaaat atgtctgtttcctcactctggatccaaacacagcacacactcaactcagactgtctgaggagaacagagaggtgaagagtgtggaggagaatcagccgtatcctgatcatccagacagatttgatgttcatcaggtgttgtgcagagagagtgtgtgtggacgctgttactgggagattgactggagtggagatgatgTGTTTATATctgtgtcatataagagcatcaggaggaagggaggaggtgttgagtgtgtgtttggacgtaatgctcagtcctggagtttgttctgctcttcctccagtttcTCATTCAGTCACAATAACACACccactgatctcccagtgaagcggctcagcaggagaataggagtgtttgtggatcacagcgcaggaactctgatcttctacaacatctatagagacacaatgagcctcatccactcagtccagaccacattcactgagccgctctttGCTGGGTTCTGGGTTtattctggatcatcagtgaaactgagctga
- the LOC141381815 gene encoding butyrophilin subfamily 3 member A3-like isoform X1, which translates to MKNNVICPSSSNLRLMTCKLTADSCESLSSALQSSNCVLRELDLRNNDLQDSGVKLLSDGLKSQHCKLETLRLVMCNLTVQCCESLSSALQSSNCVLRELDLSNNDLQDSGVKKLSDGLKSQHCKLDTLRLSGCMVTEEGCGFLSSALTSNPSHLRELDLSYNHPGDSGVKLLSEQLEDPNYTLDKLNLDHGGETRITAGPRKYVCFLTLDPNTAHTQLRLSEENREVKSVEENQPYPDHPDRFDVHQVLCRESVCGRCYWEIDWSGDDVFISVSYKSIRRKGGGVECVFGRNAQSWSLFCSSSSFSFSHNNTPTDLPVKRLSRRIGVFVDHSAGTLIFYNIYRDTMSLIHSVQTTFTEPLFAGFWVYSGSSVKLS; encoded by the exons atgaagaACAATGTCATATGTCCTAGTTCCTCTAATCTCAGATTGATGACATGTAAACTCACTGCCGAttcttgtgagagtttgtcttcagctctacaatcctcaaactgtgtgctgagagagctggacctgagaaacaatgacctgcaggattcaggagtgaagcttctctctgatggactgaagagtcaacactgtaaactggagacactgag attggtcatgtgtaatctcactgttcagtgctgtgagagtttgtcttcagctctacagtcctcaaactgtgtgctgagagagctggacctgagtaacaatgacctgcaggattcaggtgtgaagaagctctctgatggactgaagagtcaacactgtaaactggacacactgag attgtctggctgtatggtgacagaggaaggctgtggttttctgtcttcagctctgacttcaaacccctcacacctgagagagctggatctgagctacaatcatccaggagattcaggagtcaagctgctctctgaacaactggaggatccaaactacacactggacaaactcaa tctggatcatggaggagagacgaggattacagcaggaccacgcaaat atgtctgtttcctcactctggatccaaacacagcacacactcaactcagactgtctgaggagaacagagaggtgaagagtgtggaggagaatcagccgtatcctgatcatccagacagatttgatgttcatcaggtgttgtgcagagagagtgtgtgtggacgctgttactgggagattgactggagtggagatgatgTGTTTATATctgtgtcatataagagcatcaggaggaagggaggaggtgttgagtgtgtgtttggacgtaatgctcagtcctggagtttgttctgctcttcctccagtttcTCATTCAGTCACAATAACACACccactgatctcccagtgaagcggctcagcaggagaataggagtgtttgtggatcacagcgcaggaactctgatcttctacaacatctatagagacacaatgagcctcatccactcagtccagaccacattcactgagccgctctttGCTGGGTTCTGGGTTtattctggatcatcagtgaaactgagctga